GGGATGTAGTAGATTGAAATGATGCAACCCTGGGTGGCAAAGGTAGAGAACGTCTTCACTAGGCCCTGAGGAAAATGGGTAAAAGGTTAAAAACTATACAATTATTAACAATCACATCAAATTAACTAATCAGATTACTAATAAGAGATTAAGTTTTAATAGATGGACCAGTGTCTAAAAGTTCTGAGCTCACCTTTCCACTGTCCACGTGCAGCACTGTGACAATTAGAGCAATGTAAGAGATGACGATGAGCGACAGAGGAACATAAAGAATAAACAGAGCCGTAGCGAAGGACTGCATATATTTGCGGCTGATGTCTCCACACACTAGAGCTACTACAGATCTGGTGTCACAGAACACATTCATGATTTTGTTGAGCCCACAAAACGACATGGTGGGGATGTGGTAGGAGCTAACACTTGGGAAGATGTGTGCGACCACCCAGGTGAGGACGGTAAGGCCTGTCATGGTTTGGTTTGTCATCACCGTCGGGTATctgagaggagaggaaggagttACAAAGGGCCTCTAATTGAAGAAGAGTAATGTGAGAAGAATAAATGGACATAGAAGACTCACCTAAGAGGAAAACAGATGGCAAAGTAACGGTCCAGGGCCATGGTTAATAAAATAAGAGAGTTTAAGGAGCCAAAATAATGGATCATGTGCCTCTGGAACAGACATGTTTGAAAGCTGAGTCTCCCATCATTCCACCAGTATCGAGCAATTAGTTTTGGTAAAGCCACAGTGGGAAACcctaagaaaataacaaaaagtgaaaagaaaactggaaCTGCAACAACATGAATGGTCTATGTTTCCTTCAGCCCATGTTGGATAGATAGTGGAAGTGgccttgattttgttgatttaaaCTTTTGTACCCTCACCTCACGGAGCAACATGAATCCCTCTGTcgttgtaatttttctttttctctttatttatttactattttttaCCCCCTctctcattcatttatttatttatttatttatttatttactatgcACTTTGTAAAGGTTTCTAAAATCGATATGCAAGTCAAAGCATtggcctcttttttttgtttttttgtttgttgagaAACCCATAaaagtttaagtgaaaaaaaacaaaaacaaaaagtgaaaaGAATACAGCAGAAAACTGTTCCCATGCTAATTAATTTTCTACAATATAAAGACTGTTACATGAATTTCTATAGGCCTGTCATTGTAAAATTCACTGGTCGAAATGCAAACTAACAGGTACCTTTTTTAAGTACATAGCAATTATATAAGCCGAATGTGAATTGATTTTCCTAACTAAAATAAGAGTATTTTAAGGAACAGTTTGTAAATTTAGCCTTCAACAAAGataaaatgatgtgaaagatataagaagaatgaaaaaaacaatgtagaacacactgcaaaatgaaacatgagtgTCATTTAAACATAGCATAATGcatataagtgtgtatgtgttgttttctgttgtcaCGCTccagtcttaacccataaagacccaacgctactttggtggcaattcccaaatatatatttctctctatttaacctatcttaagtgatttatcaccatttgttataatatcatcctctgtatttagtgttttttcagtgtaaatgaggtgttttcttacatttaatctgctgatcatgttgatgttcattaaagctcagagtaaatccagaggttattaaatcagaaaaagagacaactgaagaaaaagtgaaattttcaacaaatatatcaaaaactgagcaTAAAATAAGCATAACCATTAACTTGCATTGATCAAATtctatgtgttttactggtgaatcaatgttgtagaagatgacggtgttttgcacattcactacagagcctctgaacgtccaaatggatctgatgaccatgaaaagacaacaaattgtattttacacctgttagttatatgtattgataggattaaacaggtactaaacattttacatcagtagatggttttggtcatcagtggctgtttaggtctttatgggttaatgcgaCTTCAGCTTTATGGATAAAAATCACTGATATGCAATTTGATGATTTCTGGAAGGAATTCAGTTTGTAAAAGCAGTGTTGACACTTCAAAGGATAACAGTATGAAACAGACaacaacagaaaacagacacacttTCCATGTCTAGTCTGTGATCAGGTACTGGTTAGTCTGAGGGAGTCCTtcagtaaaaattaaaaatgaagtgTGCATTTTGATTTTCATGACCGACCCCATATTTACCTATGTCTGAGAGGGCCAGGCTGAGCATGATGATGTACATGGGTTTCTGGATGCTGTGCTCCAGAGCGAACACCACCACTAGCAGCAGGTTTCCCAACACTATGGTCACgtacaggaagaagaagaaccaTCCCACGATGTCAAAATACTCCGGCTGGAGACTCGGGAAGCCCACAATAACAAATGCTGACACTTGAGTGTAGTTGTCGTCCGCCTGAATCATACTAAAGGCTGAGATGCTGAGTTGAATGCTGGGACAGTGTGAGAAAGACAACCTGCAGAGTGTCAGTTTTATAAACAAGGCTCAAGCAAATGCCCCAGTAGATgcattagatcacaggtgtcaaacatgtggcccggggaccaaatctggcccgccaaagggtccagtccggccctcagGATGAagttgagaaatgcaaaaattacactaagatattaactatccttttatttcaggttccacattcagaccaattcaatctccagtgggcaggcccagtaaatactatcctaataacataaataatgacaactccaaatttttctctttgtaaatgtaaatattttcatgtatgtacactaaaacaaagtataatttcacaaaatatgtaaataacctgaacaaacatgaacaacctgaaatgtcttaagagaagtaagtgcaattttaacaatattctgcctgttacttactaaacgttttgtgtattttttatattataatgtaaatgcgtacatgataaactgaggcaaaatgacacttattttttcagtttgttaatgttattcacattgtttgaaaggatagttgttAGATGTACACCTTTTCATAGTGTAAATGAActgttttcactcttaaacatagagaaaagttcagagttgacattatttaaatattattatgttattattttactggttcggcccacttcacatcaaatttagctgaatgtggtccctgcactaaaatgagtttgacacccctgcattagatgtTTAGGCAAAATTATGTTATGGTACAGTAAAGCTAGCCTGGAAAGGAAATGGgtgatttgattttttattttttttaaatccgattgtCACCAACAGTATTACCCcggccccccgaaggggaggcaaggggtactgttctTTGTTCGATTTGTTTCTGTTAATGttctaccagcaaaactattggttgaattcataccaaattgggtttatagattgtcagtgacccacagtagatctcattaaatttttggaacagtaggtcaaacttctctcttttttttttaaatgaatttttaacatcCCCCCCTCCCATTCAAATATAATGGGAggaatttcaaatgtgtgtagcagcaaaactattgaataaatacctaatttgatttatagattaccagtaacccagaatagatgttattgcattttgggaaaagtaggtcaaagttcaaatttttaatgaacttttacaatcttttcccatttactgatAATCGACAAAATTTtgtatgtctataaaaacaacaattttgtttcaatttacttccaacttggcacatatatagaggcaattgatatgctgacatcagcaagctcaaatttggttcatatcaatcatccaaaattaagttggtatcttttgtacattgtgtcgtttatgcgtgtggagagttgagtgtccgtatatcaatctgtctgtgcgcagtcggatttgcaaatgtgtaaatgaatctgtaaatgcgtgatgagatttgtgtgtctgtacaacaatctgcaaatgtgtaaaacaacttgtgtgtgtgtaatcagatttgaaaagtcaaagtattttcactgcaagacccagaaatacagacaaatcattggttacaagtcaagcggcttctcaattggctctctttacacacgtgaattttgctacacttctgccgtgacagatccacaaatgcgtagcaggatttgtctgtaaaaccagggtttgtgtgcctgggctcaggctgccctgggctaaggttcacaggctccctcattccggctgcatTCGGCTTTGCTtgttcttgtacctgacgtgacTTTACGtaagttgtgcttgcaaggttcaccaactgcaaCTAAAAatcggagaagaagaagaagaagaagaagaagaagaagaagaagaagaagaagaagaagaagaagaagaagaagaagaagaagaagaagaagaagaagaagaagaagaagattcacatgggcaaggaaagatggctGCAAACGACGAGACGGGTCAGACGTTTGGGGCTACGAATAATCCATGGGGCCATTATTTGTAGCCCCAAACGTCTGACCCGTCTCGTCATTTGCagccatctttccttgcccaggtgaatcttcttcttcttcttcttcttcttcttcttcttcttcttcttcttcttcttcttcttcttctt
The Sphaeramia orbicularis chromosome 14, fSphaOr1.1, whole genome shotgun sequence DNA segment above includes these coding regions:
- the or30bu1 gene encoding odorant receptor 104-1, which encodes MIQADDNYTQVSAFVIVGFPSLQPEYFDIVGWFFFFLYVTIVLGNLLLVVVFALEHSIQKPMYIIMLSLALSDIGFPTVALPKLIARYWWNDGRLSFQTCLFQRHMIHYFGSLNSLILLTMALDRYFAICFPLRYPTVMTNQTMTGLTVLTWVVAHIFPSVSSYHIPTMSFCGLNKIMNVFCDTRSVVALVCGDISRKYMQSFATALFILYVPLSLIVISYIALIVTVLHVDSGKGLVKTFSTFATQGCIISIYYIPRFFVYAAPLFPSLTMTHDKRIAATLFYSLFPPLINPFIYCLRTKEIKQILRRWIQKRKSIFPKNMTLVKIEEK